In Plasmodium falciparum 3D7 genome assembly, chromosome: 5, the following proteins share a genomic window:
- a CDS encoding 2-oxoisovalerate dehydrogenase subunit beta, mitochondrial, putative produces MMRLLRNNVKNMFLKNCFLVRNTNVKCWRTDRFHNYNMWNTVENNGIRGFSSSSFEEIKKMNMFTAINSAMHNVFESNPNSVLLGEDVAFGGVFRCSLDLLKKYGNMRVFNTPLCEQGIIGFAIGLAENGFTTIAEIQFGDYIFPAFDQIVNDVAKYRYRSGSSFDVGKLTIRSTWGAVGHGGLYHSQSPEAFFAHAAGIKIIVPSDAYKAKGLLLSAINDPNPCLFFEPKILYRSSVCDVPTGPYQLELGKADVVRQGSDVTIVTWGSLVHKMKNAAEILSKKHNIECEVIDLQSIIPWDIETVQKSVEKTGRLLITHEAQLTNGFGAEIAAKIQERCFYNLHTPIKRVCGYDTPFPHVYEPFYMPDAHKVIYEVKKMMK; encoded by the coding sequence ATGATGAGACTATTAAGAAATAAcgtaaaaaatatgttcttAAAAAATTGCTTTCTTGTGAGGAATACAAATGTAAAATGTTGGAGAACCGATAGGTTTCATAATTACAATATGTGGAATACTGTTGAAAATAATGGCATTCGTGGTTTTTCTTCCTCTAGTTTTGaagagataaaaaaaatgaatatgttTACAGCAATAAATTCAGCTATGCATAATGTATTTGAAAGTAACCCTAATTCTGTATTATTAGGAGAAGATGTTGCTTTCGGAGGTGTGTTTAGATGTTCTttagatttattaaaaaaatatggaaacaTGAGAGTTTTCAATACTCCCTTATGTGAACAAGGAATTATAGGATTTGCTATAGGTCTAGCTGAAAATGGATTTACAACAATAGCAGAAATACAATTTGGTGATTACATATTTCCAGCTTTTGATCAAATAGTAAATGATGTAGctaaatatagatatagatCAGGTAGTAGTTTCGATGTAGGTAAATTAACTATAAGATCGACGTGGGGTGCTGTTGGTCATGGTGGTTTATATCATTCACAAAGTCCTGAAGCCTTTTTTGCACATGCAGCTggtataaaaattattgtaCCAAGTGATGCATATAAAGCTAAAGGATTGTTATTGTCAGCTATTAATGATCCGAACCCATGCTTATTTTTTGAAcccaaaattttatatagatCATCAGTGTGCGATGTACCTACGGGACCATATCAATTAGAATTGGGTAAGGCAGATGTTGTAAGACAAGGTTCAGATGTGACTATAGTAACATGGGGATCTTTAGtacataaaatgaaaaatgctGCAGAGATTTTATCCAAAAAACATAATATCGAATGTGAAGTTATTGATCTACAATCTATCATACCATGGGATATTGAAACTGTACAAAAATCTGTCGAAAAAACGGGAAGACTTTTAATTACACATGAAGCTCAGCTAACCAATGGTTTTGGAGCTGAAATTGCAGCAAAAATTCAAGAAAGATGTTTCTATAATTTGCATACACCTATAAAAAGAGTCTGTGGTTATGATACTCCTTTCCCCCATGTCTACGAGCCATTTTACATGCCCGATGCACATAAAGTTATATACGAAGtcaaaaaaatgatgaagtaA